Proteins from one Macrobrachium rosenbergii isolate ZJJX-2024 chromosome 14, ASM4041242v1, whole genome shotgun sequence genomic window:
- the LOC136845649 gene encoding uncharacterized protein, protein MNALDCNSNDFLNDKKLSTIVEFYKDIHIDETLLNIQISVAKSHFLTKNEKPKNLFELYDELKPLECAYSEILKIVKILITLPVTTASNERLCSVLSLVKTYLRTTMKNEHLNDLLLMASEKELFKNLNYDILVNNFAKIKIKAVSTNAVDNI, encoded by the coding sequence ATGAATGCACTTGACTGTAATTCTAACGACTTTTTAAATGATAAGAAACTGTCTACCATAGTAGAGTTTTATAAGGATATACACATAGATGAAACCCTTCTAAATATCCAAATTTCTGTAGCAAAGAGTCACTTTCTAACTAAGAATGAAAAGCCTAAGAATTTGTTTGAATTGTATGATGAACTTAAACCATTAGAATGTGCCTACTCAGAAAttcttaaaattgttaaaattctcaTCACCCTTCCAGTAACTACTGCCAGCAATGAACGACTGTGTTCAGTGCTTAGTTTAGTTAAAACGTATCTACGAACTACCATGAAAAATGAGCACTTGAATGACTTGCTTCTCATGGCCTCAGAAAAGGagctttttaaaaatcttaactaTGACATACTGgttaataattttgcaaaaattaagaTCAAGGCG